DNA sequence from the Malus domestica chromosome 11, GDT2T_hap1 genome:
CAACCTCTCCCCTTGGCAACAATGGAAGCAATGTATGAATAACCGGTTCAGATTTCACCAACGACACAAATTTAGTGTACACAAGCTCAACTTTATCAACCTCTTCGCTAACAAACAGCGAAAAAACGTCATCAGCAATGACCTGAGCCTCTTTCGTTGTTGCAAACAACCCACCTTCAATAAACCTATCAACACAAATCTCAGGCCTACGCATGAAATACGAGTTACCCTTTTTGCCAACACTGATCAAAGTGAAATCCAACCCaagtttcttcaattccgtGATTCGGGCCTCGGTCTTTTTGACCACGGAGTTGTTGAAGCCGCCGCAGAGGCCTCGGTCGGCTGTGATGACGACAATGGCAACTTTCCTGACGGGTCTAATATTTGTGAGAGGGACGTCAATGTCTTCACACTGAAGCCGCTCATTGATGTCGTACAGGACCTCCACAAGCGTCTCAGCAAAGGGTCGGCCATTGATGACTGCTTCCTGGCCCCTTCGAACCCTGGCAGCCGCCACGAGCTTCATGGCTTCGGTGATTTTCTGGGTATTTTTTATGGAATCGATTCGCACTCGGAGCTTACGCAGACCGCAGCGGGTTGCTGAAGATCGAGAACAGAGAGGTTGGGGTGAGATTTGGGGCAaaaggggtttagggttttggagaaaTGTGTTGGAAAATAGGGGTTTTGCAGATACCCACATGATTGAATTGGATATCGCCATCGGGTTCTGGTTTTGGTTTTGCAGAAATTAAGCGAATTCAAAATCTCTGCAAAATGCCTAACTGGATTGAAGCTTTACGAAAgcatcaaaattgaaaatttctgTGGGAAATTGGATCTTTGGAACAACATTTTTGTTGGTGGAAATTTACTCCTGAGATTTGTGGAGTCAGGACTCAGGAGTCAATTTGACTAGAGTTGGCTTGAGATGGACTGTGGAGCTGAGCATATGTTTTGGATTCTCCGGCGAGGTTTAAACTCAATACTACAGAGCGGTATCTAACTGTTTGATTACCGAACGAGATCATTCATCGTTGAGGAAGAATTAATGGGAAGTTTACATCCGTTTAACctgaaaaattttatttgaacccatacaACTTTTTTCTACGTTCAAATACAAGTATAATTAAccataaaacaaatatttatCAGTAAATCCACTCCCAAAAATTAAATACCATCATACAATGTTTATCATACATTTATTCCggctaaaaccctaaaaattctcatagagaaaaacaagtttttttaGAGTGGATAAAAGATGAATTTTTGGGCTTTAATTCACAGCTATCAACGCTAGAAGTTGAGAAGATGGGTTTTTGAGTTTCACAATATATATGGTGGCGAAGCCTCCACTACCAATTTGGTTTCCTCGATGGTTTAGGCAAATCTTATAATTCCATGTTTCTCTCATCCCTTCATGCAATTTGGTTTCCTCGACGTCTTAGGCATACTACTTGCCTCATCTCTTTCATGCATTTTCTGCAAATATTATAATTCCACGTTTCTCTCATCATTTCATGCAGTTTTggcaaatattattttcttcttcctgTTTTCTCCTTTTTAGTAGATATATATGGAGAAGTATACAGAGGAGGAGCAATGACATTGAGTTATGAGGATGGAGGCTGAAGGATTTTCACCCCTTTAACCTAATATTCTTTCAAATTCGACCGAAAAAACTCTTATATTATTTAtggatatatttttaattaatttgaagtttgttttaacttttttgCCATTGCCATGCATCTAGTCTTCTCAACAAACACAACAGTTCGTCAAATTCAAGCCATACAATCTAAAGGAAAAACTAATAAAGAAACTATTATTAGTTTATGGAAGATTCATAAACAAGTAGAACTTCACCAAATTATTCAATgtgagattttattttctaaagggttgtaaagataaatttacattttgaattgagtttgtgaggttagtttaggtagtaaatttgggtttaaagatgtattaagtatttaattaaaaataatagagTGTAGATAGTAAATTGGATGTAGACAGAagttatatgggttcaaataaaatttctcttaacCATTTTGTCTCTGATCAAGAAGTTGGGTTTAAATTTAGAGAAATTGCATAATAACGGTGGAAGTCCTCCAGACTCCAAAGTACCAACTTCACGAAACCTCTTGAGAATGTGTACGATGATATTCATTAAAACATGGTGCGATGACAAGTGCCTTcacccatgagcggtaggtctcgggttcgagacttgggagcagcctctctataaatggaggtaaggctagccgacattcacctctctcagaccctgcgtaaagcgggagccttgtgcactgggtacgaccttttttatggAATGAATAAGTAAAAAAGAAGGATAGGAGTAGGGTTCGGTTTCATTCAGTTCttagtttaattttgttttaacttttattttatattttttttcaccatTTAGTGTAAGTATA
Encoded proteins:
- the LOC103448401 gene encoding ATP synthase gamma chain, chloroplastic-like; this encodes MAISNSIMWVSAKPLFSNTFLQNPKPLLPQISPQPLCSRSSATRCGLRKLRVRIDSIKNTQKITEAMKLVAAARVRRGQEAVINGRPFAETLVEVLYDINERLQCEDIDVPLTNIRPVRKVAIVVITADRGLCGGFNNSVVKKTEARITELKKLGLDFTLISVGKKGNSYFMRRPEICVDRFIEGGLFATTKEAQVIADDVFSLFVSEEVDKVELVYTKFVSLVKSEPVIHTLLPLLPRGEVVDVNGNSVDATEDDFFRLTTKKGKLSMERGSVKIKREGLSPVMEFEQDPVQILDAMMPLYLNSQILKALQESTASELAARMNAMSNATDNAVDLTKSLSNVYNRQRQGKITGEILEIVAGAEALKEFE